One segment of Paenibacillus antri DNA contains the following:
- a CDS encoding YggS family pyridoxal phosphate-dependent enzyme: MNRSLREAADEVERRIAYACARSGRRREEVNVIAVTKYVSLERTIEAIEAGYPNVGENRWQDAKEKWEALQGRPDVVWHFIGHLQTNKVKDVLGRFSTVHSLDRWSLAEELQKKAKRLGIVVPCFVQLNVSGEQTKYGLAPGELRSFLSKLTACDAIDVVGLMTMAPHEEDPERTRPVFKALRELRDEANAKGSYGKPIEHLSMGMSNDFEIAVEEGATWIRLGSTLVGK; this comes from the coding sequence GTGAACCGATCGCTGCGGGAAGCCGCCGACGAGGTCGAACGCCGGATCGCGTACGCCTGCGCAAGAAGCGGCAGGCGACGCGAAGAAGTGAACGTGATCGCCGTAACGAAATACGTCTCGTTGGAACGAACGATCGAGGCGATCGAAGCGGGGTATCCGAACGTCGGCGAGAATCGCTGGCAGGACGCCAAGGAGAAGTGGGAAGCGCTGCAAGGACGGCCGGACGTCGTCTGGCATTTCATCGGCCATCTGCAGACGAACAAGGTGAAGGACGTGCTGGGACGCTTCTCGACGGTACATTCCTTGGATCGATGGTCGCTTGCGGAGGAGCTGCAGAAGAAGGCGAAGCGGCTCGGCATCGTCGTTCCGTGCTTCGTTCAACTGAACGTATCCGGCGAGCAGACGAAATACGGCCTTGCGCCGGGCGAGCTCCGGTCGTTCTTATCGAAGCTGACCGCGTGCGACGCGATCGACGTCGTCGGTTTGATGACGATGGCGCCGCACGAGGAAGATCCGGAGCGGACAAGACCCGTGTTCAAGGCGCTTCGCGAGCTGCGGGACGAGGCTAATGCGAAGGGCTCGTACGGCAAGCCGATCGAGCATCTTTCGATGGGCATGTCGAACGACTTCGAGATCGCCGTAGAAGAAGGCGCTACGTGGATCCGATTGGGATCCACTCTTGTGGGAAAATAA
- the pgeF gene encoding peptidoglycan editing factor PgeF, whose protein sequence is MAEAWREPLELRPSDDGATLFRWRSWEEKFPWLSAGFSSRRGGVSGEPWGSLNCGLHVGDNDDDVAENRRRVAEAAGFDFRRWTCAEQVHGVAVAVVAEAEAGAGRLVRDDALPSKDALVTDVPGVMLNAFYADCVPIWFVDPVRRAVGVAHAGWRGAVADVAGETVRAMTRAYGSEPSELLAAIGPSIRGCCYEVDDQVAKHIPEGSESIKPSASPGRYLLDLAIFNRQKLTEAGILANHIEITQYCTSCRTDLFFSHRKENGRTGRMTAWIARKE, encoded by the coding sequence ATGGCCGAGGCATGGCGCGAACCGCTCGAGCTGCGCCCGTCGGACGATGGCGCGACGTTGTTTCGTTGGCGCTCTTGGGAAGAGAAGTTTCCTTGGCTGAGCGCCGGCTTCTCGTCGCGCCGCGGCGGCGTCAGCGGCGAACCCTGGGGCAGCCTGAACTGCGGGCTGCACGTCGGCGACAACGACGACGATGTCGCGGAAAACCGCCGCCGCGTGGCGGAGGCCGCGGGCTTCGACTTTCGGCGCTGGACGTGCGCCGAGCAAGTGCACGGCGTCGCCGTGGCCGTCGTCGCAGAGGCGGAGGCCGGCGCCGGACGTCTCGTACGGGACGACGCGCTGCCGTCGAAGGACGCCCTCGTTACGGACGTCCCCGGCGTCATGCTGAACGCGTTCTACGCCGATTGCGTCCCGATCTGGTTCGTCGACCCGGTCCGCCGGGCGGTCGGCGTCGCGCACGCCGGTTGGCGCGGCGCGGTCGCCGATGTCGCCGGCGAGACGGTGCGCGCCATGACGCGCGCCTACGGCTCCGAACCGTCGGAGCTGCTCGCCGCGATCGGGCCGTCGATCCGCGGCTGCTGCTACGAGGTGGACGATCAAGTCGCGAAGCATATTCCGGAAGGCAGCGAATCGATCAAGCCGTCCGCCTCCCCAGGACGGTATTTGCTCGATTTAGCAATTTTCAATCGACAAAAGCTGACAGAAGCAGGAATTTTGGCGAATCATATCGAAATAACACAATATTGCACCAGCTGCCGGACGGATTTGTTCTTCTCCCACCGGAAGGAGAACGGCCGAACCGGACGGATGACAGCGTGGATCGCGCGGAAAGAGTGA
- a CDS encoding cell division protein SepF — translation MGMMNRIFNFLGLQEEEEVAEREPAYEAHDESERERDRERETGEYRKVKNNVVSLHAQKSSKLVLCEPRNYEETQDIADHLRSRRAILVNLQRVRPEQAMRIVDFLSGTVYALNGAISKVGPNIFVCTPDSVEIQGVISDMMNDNT, via the coding sequence ATGGGTATGATGAACCGTATTTTTAATTTTCTCGGACTGCAAGAGGAAGAAGAGGTCGCGGAACGCGAGCCGGCGTACGAAGCTCACGATGAATCCGAGCGGGAGCGGGATCGGGAACGCGAAACCGGCGAATATCGAAAGGTGAAAAATAACGTCGTCTCGCTGCATGCCCAAAAATCTTCGAAACTTGTGCTGTGCGAGCCTCGTAATTATGAGGAGACGCAAGATATCGCGGATCACCTGCGTTCGCGCCGCGCGATCTTGGTGAACTTGCAGCGGGTGCGCCCGGAGCAAGCGATGCGCATCGTCGATTTCTTAAGCGGCACGGTGTACGCGCTCAACGGCGCGATCTCCAAAGTCGGTCCGAACATCTTCGTATGCACGCCGGACTCCGTCGAGATTCAAGGCGTCATCTCCGACATGATGAACGACAATACATAG
- the sigG gene encoding RNA polymerase sporulation sigma factor SigG encodes MTRNKVEICGVDTSKLPVLTNAEMRELFVSLQQKGDRSAREKLVNGNLRLVLSVIQRFNNRGEFVDDLFQVGCIGLMKAIDNFDLSQNVKFSTYAVPMIIGEIRRYLRDNNPIRVSRSLRDIAYKALQVRDQLTNRNSREPTITEISIELNVPKEDVVFALDAIQDPVSLFEPIYQDGGDPIYVMDQISDDKSKDVSWIEEIALREAMQRLNDREKMILSMRFFEGKTQMEVAEEIGISQAQVSRLEKSAINQMQKHVKT; translated from the coding sequence ATGACCCGCAATAAAGTCGAGATTTGTGGTGTGGATACTTCGAAACTACCGGTATTAACCAATGCCGAAATGCGCGAATTGTTCGTCTCGCTGCAACAGAAGGGGGACCGGTCCGCAAGGGAGAAATTGGTGAACGGCAATTTGCGCCTGGTATTAAGCGTCATTCAACGGTTCAATAACCGCGGGGAGTTCGTAGACGATCTGTTCCAAGTCGGCTGCATCGGCTTGATGAAGGCGATCGACAACTTCGACCTCAGCCAAAACGTAAAGTTTTCCACGTACGCGGTGCCGATGATTATCGGCGAAATTCGGAGATACCTTCGGGACAACAACCCGATTCGCGTCTCTAGAAGCCTGCGCGACATTGCTTACAAAGCTCTGCAAGTCCGCGATCAGCTGACGAACCGCAACTCGCGGGAGCCGACGATTACGGAAATTTCGATCGAGCTGAACGTACCGAAGGAAGACGTCGTCTTCGCGCTCGACGCCATTCAGGATCCGGTATCGCTGTTCGAACCGATCTACCAAGACGGCGGAGACCCGATCTACGTGATGGATCAGATCAGCGACGACAAAAGCAAGGACGTCTCGTGGATCGAGGAGATCGCGCTGCGCGAAGCGATGCAGCGGCTGAACGACCGCGAGAAGATGATTTTATCGATGCGCTTCTTCGAGGGCAAGACGCAGATGGAAGTGGCGGAGGAAATCGGCATCTCTCAAGCGCAAGTATCGCGGCTCGAGAAGTCGGCGATCAATCAGATGCAGAAGCACGTCAAGACGTAA
- a CDS encoding YlmC/YmxH family sporulation protein: MKISDFQTKDVINIVDGKKLGQISDIELDLRVGRIDSIVVPSSGRFFGFFGGGTDVVIPWRSIVKIGADVILVKLDDPKVYRVDERGKDSAKTYRERERDRERDREWQQRERGRDEPEDDEYR, translated from the coding sequence ATGAAAATTTCCGACTTCCAAACGAAAGACGTCATCAACATCGTTGACGGCAAGAAGCTCGGCCAAATCAGCGACATCGAGCTCGATTTGCGCGTCGGGCGCATCGATTCGATCGTCGTCCCGAGTTCGGGACGGTTTTTCGGCTTCTTCGGCGGCGGGACCGACGTGGTCATCCCGTGGCGTTCGATCGTGAAGATCGGCGCCGACGTCATCTTGGTGAAGCTGGACGACCCGAAGGTGTATCGGGTGGACGAACGAGGCAAGGACAGTGCGAAAACCTACCGCGAGCGGGAACGGGATCGGGAACGAGACCGGGAGTGGCAGCAACGCGAGCGGGGGCGGGACGAACCGGAGGACGACGAATACCGGTAG